One window from the genome of Natrialba magadii ATCC 43099 encodes:
- a CDS encoding group I truncated hemoglobin: MTDTLYDRLGGADAIGAVVDEFYDRVVADEQVAHFFDDVDMQKQRTHQAQFISSVAGGPVEYTGGEMEAVHDGMGIDHDEFDAIATHLNDALLEFDVDDDDREAVLEAIESYREPIVVAAD, from the coding sequence ATGACAGACACGCTGTACGACCGACTCGGCGGAGCGGACGCGATCGGTGCCGTCGTCGACGAGTTCTACGACCGCGTCGTGGCCGACGAGCAGGTCGCACACTTCTTCGACGACGTGGACATGCAGAAACAGCGCACCCACCAGGCCCAGTTCATCAGTTCGGTCGCGGGCGGGCCAGTCGAGTACACCGGCGGCGAGATGGAAGCCGTTCACGACGGGATGGGAATCGACCACGACGAGTTTGACGCCATCGCGACGCACCTCAACGACGCGCTACTCGAGTTCGACGTCGACGACGACGACCGCGAGGCTGTTCTCGAGGCAATCGAGAGCTACCGGGAGCCGATCGTCGTCGCAGCGGACTGA
- the hemL gene encoding glutamate-1-semialdehyde 2,1-aminomutase — protein sequence MNDDNSRALYDRALSVMPGGVNSAVRAAIEPYPFFVQKGDRGHVIDADGNRYIDWVMGLGPLLLGHNLPESVQAGIQQNASEGPMYGTPTEIEVDLAEFVVRHVPSVEKIRFVNSGTEATTSAVRLARGYTGRNKIIVNQGGYHGAQDSTLVEGDVESVAPSSAGVPQSVAEHTIPVPFNDEDAVREAFEKHGDDIAAVMTEPILANYGIVDPDDGYHDFLREITDEHGSLLIFDEVITGFRVGGLGCAQSEFGVTPDLTTFGKVIGGGFPVGALGGRAEIMEQLAPSGPVFQAGTFSGHPVTMAAGLETLQFAAANNVYDHVNTLGDQLRSGLADIVADQAPEYTVAGTDSMFKVIFTRDGEAPKNAADVKNAETDRWRRVFWGQMKAQEVFLSQNQFECQFVSYGHTEADVEETLEAYKHAL from the coding sequence ATGAACGACGACAACTCGCGCGCGCTGTACGATCGAGCGCTCTCGGTAATGCCCGGCGGCGTAAACTCCGCCGTCCGCGCCGCGATCGAGCCCTACCCGTTCTTCGTCCAGAAGGGCGACCGCGGCCACGTCATCGACGCCGACGGCAACCGCTACATCGACTGGGTAATGGGTCTCGGCCCGCTGCTGCTTGGACACAACCTCCCCGAATCCGTCCAGGCTGGCATCCAGCAGAACGCCAGCGAGGGACCGATGTACGGCACGCCGACCGAAATCGAGGTCGACCTCGCCGAGTTCGTCGTGCGCCACGTCCCGAGCGTCGAGAAGATCCGGTTCGTCAACTCCGGCACCGAGGCGACCACCTCGGCCGTCCGCCTCGCGCGCGGCTATACCGGCCGAAACAAGATCATCGTCAATCAGGGCGGCTACCACGGTGCCCAGGACTCGACGCTGGTCGAGGGCGACGTAGAGAGCGTCGCACCCTCCTCGGCCGGCGTCCCGCAGTCGGTCGCCGAGCACACGATTCCGGTGCCGTTCAACGACGAGGACGCCGTTCGCGAGGCGTTCGAGAAACACGGCGACGACATCGCCGCCGTCATGACCGAACCGATTCTCGCCAACTACGGGATCGTCGACCCCGACGACGGCTACCACGACTTCTTGCGCGAGATCACCGACGAACACGGCTCCCTGCTCATCTTCGACGAAGTGATCACCGGCTTCCGCGTCGGCGGCCTCGGCTGCGCTCAGAGCGAGTTCGGCGTCACGCCCGATCTGACGACGTTCGGCAAGGTCATCGGCGGCGGCTTCCCCGTCGGCGCGCTCGGCGGCCGCGCAGAAATCATGGAGCAACTGGCCCCCTCCGGCCCCGTCTTCCAGGCCGGCACCTTCTCCGGCCACCCCGTCACGATGGCGGCCGGACTCGAGACGCTCCAGTTCGCAGCGGCGAACAACGTCTACGACCACGTCAACACGCTGGGCGACCAGTTGCGGTCGGGACTCGCAGACATCGTCGCCGATCAGGCCCCCGAGTACACGGTCGCGGGCACCGACAGCATGTTCAAGGTGATCTTCACGCGCGACGGCGAGGCACCCAAAAACGCGGCCGACGTGAAGAACGCCGAGACGGACCGCTGGCGGCGTGTCTTCTGGGGCCAGATGAAAGCACAGGAGGTCTTCCTCTCACAGAACCAGTTCGAGTGCCAGTTCGTCAGCTACGGTCACACTGAGGCAGACGTCGAGGAAACACTCGAAGCGTACAAACACGCGCTATAG
- a CDS encoding PH domain-containing protein produces MSQRGNRSTVEYEETKRDEHKEGETVQSRTDSGSGSSSKDESYLLDDETVLVDTRPTWWGWTGYLALAGMFVGLGLLLSLVEVAVGLLTLVPGVLLVGYVWYQRTYQRYLVTDRRIIVSTGMTTRTTNETWVEDVSGLQTKTTSFSRSRGYGTITVSHTVTPSGFSLGGDLQLQGVPNYADVAQTIRRRQSERKGR; encoded by the coding sequence ATGAGTCAACGTGGGAACCGGTCGACGGTGGAGTACGAGGAAACGAAGAGGGACGAGCACAAGGAGGGCGAAACAGTGCAGTCGAGGACGGACAGCGGTTCCGGTTCCAGTTCGAAGGATGAGTCGTACCTGCTCGACGACGAAACGGTGCTGGTCGACACGCGGCCGACGTGGTGGGGGTGGACCGGCTACCTCGCGCTTGCGGGCATGTTCGTCGGGCTGGGGCTCCTCCTTAGTCTCGTCGAGGTCGCGGTCGGGCTCCTGACACTCGTTCCAGGCGTCCTGCTCGTGGGGTACGTCTGGTACCAGCGCACCTATCAGCGATATCTCGTCACTGACCGTCGAATCATCGTCTCAACCGGGATGACGACCAGAACGACGAACGAAACGTGGGTGGAAGACGTAAGCGGGCTCCAGACCAAGACGACATCGTTCAGCCGCAGTCGTGGATACGGCACGATCACGGTTTCACACACAGTGACGCCGAGCGGCTTCAGTCTGGGCGGTGACCTACAGTTGCAAGGCGTCCCGAACTACGCAGACGTAGCACAGACAATTCGGCGGCGTCAGTCCGAGCGGAAGGGGCGCTGA
- the hemB gene encoding porphobilinogen synthase has protein sequence MDLTHRPRRLRQDRIRGLVSETSLEPADLIAPVFIDATATTRQQIESMPGHERVPIEESVARVEEVLDTGVEAIMLFGIPESKDATGTRAWADDGVIQEATRRITAETDAYVITDVCLCEYTKHGHCGTLEPDLRHGECETPDPSLTVDNDATLTSLRKTAVSHAKAGADMVAPSSMTDGMVGALREGLDDEGFHDVPIMSYAAKYESAFYGPFRDAADGAPAFGNRRHYQMDPANSREALREVRLDADAGADVLMVKPALPYLDIVRDIRQEFDHPVAAYNVSGEYAMLHAAAEKGWLDLEEVALESLLSIKRAGADLILTYFAEDVAERLR, from the coding sequence ATGGATCTTACACACCGTCCGCGTCGGCTCCGGCAAGACCGGATACGTGGGCTCGTCAGCGAAACGAGCCTCGAGCCGGCGGATCTCATCGCGCCGGTGTTCATCGACGCGACGGCGACGACGCGCCAGCAGATCGAGTCGATGCCCGGCCACGAGCGCGTCCCGATCGAAGAGAGCGTCGCGCGCGTCGAGGAAGTACTCGATACCGGCGTCGAAGCCATCATGCTCTTTGGCATCCCCGAGTCCAAGGACGCGACGGGAACGCGCGCCTGGGCCGACGACGGCGTGATACAGGAGGCGACTCGGCGGATCACCGCCGAGACGGACGCCTACGTGATTACTGACGTCTGCCTCTGTGAGTACACCAAACACGGCCACTGCGGCACGCTCGAACCCGACCTCCGTCACGGCGAGTGCGAGACGCCAGATCCCTCGTTGACTGTCGACAACGACGCCACCCTCACCTCGCTCCGAAAAACAGCAGTCTCCCACGCCAAAGCGGGCGCAGACATGGTCGCGCCGAGTAGCATGACCGACGGGATGGTTGGCGCGCTCCGCGAGGGGTTAGACGACGAAGGCTTCCACGATGTCCCCATCATGAGCTACGCCGCGAAGTACGAGAGCGCCTTCTACGGCCCGTTCCGGGACGCCGCCGACGGCGCACCCGCCTTCGGCAACCGCCGCCACTACCAGATGGACCCCGCGAATTCGCGCGAAGCGCTGCGCGAAGTCCGTCTCGACGCCGACGCGGGCGCAGACGTACTTATGGTCAAACCCGCCCTTCCCTACCTGGACATCGTCCGCGACATCCGCCAGGAGTTCGACCACCCCGTCGCCGCCTACAACGTCTCCGGCGAGTACGCCATGCTCCACGCCGCCGCCGAGAAGGGCTGGCTCGACCTAGAAGAGGTTGCACTCGAGTCCCTGCTCTCGATCAAGCGGGCGGGCGCGGATCTGATTCTGACCTACTTCGCTGAGGACGTTGCGGAACGACTGCGCTGA
- a CDS encoding asparaginase, which yields MPATDSTSRSSQSQTQSHSKPHVRVISTGGTIASTGDDNETSGKTPSVSGEDLLDAVPELTDYASLDVETVCQRSGFQITVENATDIVDAAERAADEDVTGVVVTHGTDTMAESAYYLDLVTTANVPVVFTGAQRPFDQEGTDGPSNLLTAVRAAVDDRFETGSYLAFNDTIHAARWVVKSHTSKLETFASPGAGPVAELTPNGLRTFREPRSYTDASAIPDAGARIDPDIRVDIVTNAMGVDGRQIKRALESTAAPDAIVLAGTGLGNATGELGSVLESAIDDGLPVVLTSRCYAGEAAGLYGGPGGGQTLREVGAISGGDLPAWKARLKVALVLSVAGDDAEVEAQDRIAAAFEGVESVV from the coding sequence ATGCCAGCGACGGATTCGACGTCACGATCGTCACAGTCACAGACACAGTCCCACTCAAAACCACACGTCAGAGTCATCAGCACCGGCGGCACCATCGCGAGCACCGGTGATGACAACGAGACGAGCGGCAAGACACCGTCGGTGTCGGGAGAAGACCTTCTCGACGCCGTCCCGGAGCTCACCGATTACGCCAGCCTCGACGTCGAAACCGTCTGTCAGCGATCCGGATTCCAGATAACCGTCGAGAACGCAACCGATATCGTCGACGCCGCCGAGCGTGCGGCCGATGAAGACGTCACCGGTGTCGTCGTCACTCACGGGACCGACACAATGGCCGAATCGGCGTACTACCTCGACCTCGTCACCACCGCCAACGTGCCGGTCGTCTTCACCGGCGCACAGCGCCCGTTCGACCAGGAGGGGACCGACGGCCCCTCGAACCTGCTCACCGCCGTTCGTGCCGCCGTCGACGACCGATTCGAGACCGGTAGCTACCTCGCGTTCAACGACACCATCCACGCCGCCCGCTGGGTCGTCAAATCACACACCAGCAAACTCGAGACGTTTGCCTCACCCGGCGCGGGACCGGTCGCCGAACTGACCCCCAACGGCCTCCGAACGTTTCGCGAACCACGCAGCTACACCGACGCGTCAGCAATTCCGGACGCCGGCGCGCGAATTGACCCCGACATCCGTGTCGATATCGTGACGAACGCGATGGGCGTCGACGGCCGACAGATCAAACGGGCACTCGAGTCCACCGCCGCTCCCGACGCCATCGTCCTCGCCGGCACTGGGCTCGGGAACGCGACCGGTGAGTTGGGGAGTGTACTCGAGTCCGCCATCGACGACGGCCTCCCCGTAGTCCTGACCTCACGGTGTTACGCGGGTGAGGCGGCGGGGTTGTACGGTGGGCCGGGTGGTGGACAGACGCTCCGCGAGGTGGGTGCGATTTCGGGTGGCGATCTGCCGGCGTGGAAGGCGCGGTTGAAGGTGGCGCTGGTGTTGTCGGTGGCTGGTGACGACGCCGAAGTCGAGGCCCAAGATCGTATCGCTGCGGCGTTCGAGGGTGTGGAGTCGGTAGTCTAA
- a CDS encoding MFS transporter: MNDQNDDGEEFDAIDTEMARWWRMRRWRYSETVLALCTLAFFATMVGRLAISPVLPMITEDFDVTNSVVGVAMTGMWMAYFLSQYPSGIFADRYGERPIILIAVGGTAVTSLFLALSPFFAVFVFGTIALGAVAGLHYSVATTLLTRTYDDIGAAIGVHNSGGPAAGLVAPPIAGWVGVTYGWRAAVAIAVPIAILVYVLFSRFIDPTEPRRPNQSMQERVDVGAITDLLSRPKIAFPICLAIAAAFVWQATSTFLPTFLTEHREQSTELAAVVFASYFVVQAITQVGVGAVSDRVGRDFATAGCLLLAGVGFVIFVVGPGFEAVVVGVVLVGTGLGWGAALLPRFMDVLSDEERGAGFGLIRTVYGFIGALGSVATGLFADLFGWGVAFLVLAGLLGLGFCAILVNWLFSLGY, encoded by the coding sequence GTGAACGATCAGAACGACGATGGCGAGGAATTCGATGCGATCGACACGGAGATGGCTCGTTGGTGGCGAATGAGACGCTGGCGATACAGCGAGACAGTGCTCGCGCTGTGTACACTCGCGTTCTTCGCGACGATGGTTGGCCGGTTGGCGATCAGTCCGGTCTTGCCGATGATCACTGAGGACTTCGATGTCACCAACTCGGTCGTTGGCGTCGCGATGACCGGGATGTGGATGGCCTACTTCCTCTCGCAGTATCCGAGCGGGATCTTCGCAGACCGCTACGGCGAGCGACCGATCATTCTGATCGCCGTCGGCGGGACGGCAGTGACGAGTCTCTTTCTCGCACTGTCGCCCTTCTTCGCGGTGTTCGTTTTCGGAACGATTGCACTGGGTGCCGTCGCCGGCCTCCACTATAGTGTCGCGACGACGCTTCTGACCCGGACCTACGACGATATCGGTGCTGCCATCGGGGTTCACAACAGCGGTGGCCCCGCTGCGGGTCTCGTCGCACCGCCGATCGCTGGCTGGGTCGGTGTCACCTACGGCTGGCGAGCGGCCGTCGCAATCGCCGTTCCCATCGCGATTCTGGTCTACGTGCTATTCTCCCGGTTTATCGACCCAACAGAGCCTCGGCGACCGAACCAGTCCATGCAGGAACGCGTCGACGTCGGGGCGATCACGGACCTCCTCTCGCGGCCGAAGATTGCGTTCCCAATCTGTCTCGCCATCGCCGCGGCGTTCGTCTGGCAGGCAACCTCAACCTTCCTCCCCACGTTCCTCACCGAACACCGAGAGCAGTCGACCGAACTTGCAGCTGTCGTCTTCGCGAGCTACTTCGTCGTGCAGGCAATCACGCAGGTTGGTGTCGGCGCCGTCTCGGACCGCGTCGGGCGTGACTTCGCGACGGCTGGCTGTCTGCTCCTTGCGGGAGTCGGCTTCGTGATTTTCGTCGTTGGTCCCGGATTCGAAGCCGTCGTCGTCGGAGTGGTACTGGTCGGAACCGGTCTCGGCTGGGGAGCAGCGCTTCTCCCGCGGTTTATGGATGTCCTCTCTGACGAGGAACGCGGTGCCGGATTCGGACTCATCCGCACGGTGTACGGCTTCATCGGCGCGCTCGGTTCGGTCGCGACCGGGCTGTTTGCCGACCTCTTTGGCTGGGGGGTTGCATTCCTCGTGTTGGCTGGCCTTCTCGGACTTGGGTTCTGTGCGATTCTGGTCAACTGGCTGTTCTCGCTCGGGTATTGA
- a CDS encoding 4Fe-4S dicluster domain-containing protein produces MAIDPQFHENREQVDEHKGHVVWGPVDEPEELGIHGTHVAVDFDLCIADGACLEDCPVDVFEWVETPGHPESEEKADPTHEAQCIDCMLCVDVCPVDAIDVDAGRTA; encoded by the coding sequence ATGGCCATAGATCCACAGTTCCACGAAAACCGCGAGCAGGTCGACGAGCACAAGGGCCACGTCGTCTGGGGTCCCGTCGACGAACCCGAAGAACTCGGGATCCACGGCACCCACGTCGCCGTCGACTTCGACCTCTGTATCGCCGACGGTGCCTGTCTCGAGGACTGTCCCGTTGACGTCTTCGAATGGGTCGAGACCCCCGGTCACCCCGAGAGTGAGGAGAAAGCAGACCCCACCCACGAAGCCCAGTGTATCGACTGCATGCTCTGTGTAGACGTCTGTCCGGTCGACGCGATCGACGTCGACGCCGGACGAACGGCCTAA
- a CDS encoding DUF6757 family protein translates to MNCHYCDREAAFAAESGGLKVGLCEEHFRERLQELAEADGLENLKEKVDVDRAE, encoded by the coding sequence ATGAACTGTCACTACTGTGACCGCGAGGCCGCCTTTGCCGCGGAGTCGGGCGGCCTCAAAGTCGGTCTCTGTGAGGAACACTTCCGGGAGCGCCTGCAAGAGCTCGCGGAAGCCGACGGGCTCGAAAACCTCAAAGAGAAAGTCGACGTCGATCGCGCAGAATAA
- a CDS encoding PHP domain-containing protein has product MPYADLHVHTTRSDGSLELEAVPDAAARADLRVVAITDHDRLQPFDEPMCERDGITLVNGIELRVEIQGDGDTPSQRVDLLAYGIEPTAELESLTAGIQENRIKRGQAIVDNVEDELGIDLGVTVTDGFGRPHVARAIDAHPETEYDYEDAFDRLIGNDGPCFVAREIPSFEKGRRILGEAAQVVSLAHPLRYPNPEHALSHAADLDAVELSYPYGRTVDLEPVERAIDRNDLLATGGTDAHEAELGVAGLSKVEFDQLGLTAERQTD; this is encoded by the coding sequence ATGCCTTACGCCGATCTGCACGTCCACACAACGCGATCGGACGGTAGTCTCGAACTCGAGGCCGTCCCCGACGCGGCCGCCCGAGCGGACCTCCGCGTCGTCGCGATCACCGACCACGACCGGCTTCAGCCGTTCGACGAACCCATGTGCGAGCGCGATGGTATCACTCTCGTCAACGGCATCGAACTCCGCGTCGAGATTCAGGGCGACGGCGACACGCCGAGTCAGCGCGTCGATCTGCTCGCATACGGGATCGAACCGACAGCGGAACTCGAGTCCCTGACGGCTGGGATTCAGGAGAACCGCATCAAGCGCGGACAGGCGATCGTCGACAACGTCGAGGATGAACTGGGGATCGACCTCGGCGTCACTGTGACGGACGGCTTTGGCCGCCCGCACGTCGCCCGCGCGATCGACGCTCATCCCGAAACTGAGTACGACTACGAGGATGCCTTCGATCGGCTCATCGGGAACGACGGCCCCTGTTTCGTTGCACGGGAGATTCCCTCGTTCGAGAAGGGGCGACGGATTCTCGGCGAGGCTGCACAGGTCGTGTCGCTCGCTCACCCGCTTCGGTATCCGAACCCGGAGCACGCGCTGTCGCACGCAGCGGATCTCGATGCGGTCGAACTCTCGTACCCCTACGGTCGAACGGTCGATCTCGAACCAGTAGAGCGAGCGATCGATCGCAACGACCTACTCGCGACTGGTGGCACCGACGCACACGAGGCGGAACTCGGCGTTGCAGGACTGTCGAAGGTTGAATTTGACCAGTTGGGACTGACCGCAGAAAGACAGACGGACTAG
- a CDS encoding DUF5789 family protein, which yields MLPTGTAEVIDDHEYPATTEELIEDCGDRTLELPNGSETVGDVLARLESETFESADDAQLAVYSAVSNKAVGRVGYSDRDPTPVGSPYSPDAVSF from the coding sequence ATGCTTCCAACCGGCACCGCCGAGGTCATCGACGACCACGAGTACCCCGCAACGACCGAGGAACTGATCGAGGACTGTGGCGACCGCACCCTCGAACTCCCAAACGGCTCCGAGACGGTTGGCGACGTACTCGCGCGTCTCGAATCCGAAACGTTCGAATCGGCGGATGACGCTCAACTCGCCGTCTACTCCGCGGTGAGCAACAAGGCCGTTGGCCGCGTCGGCTACAGCGACCGCGACCCAACACCGGTCGGCAGTCCGTACTCGCCGGACGCGGTTTCCTTCTGA